The nucleotide sequence tattattttttttcctgtttataAATGCGATTatgtatattttaaaatgttttgttaaTGCCTTGATTTTCGTAGTTGGTTTGTTAGTATTTAGAAAAGCTTTGTAAATGTTTGTTATTAAATTTAACTGATGAATTATTGttcttttaaaattgtcaatcaTCTGTTATTTTATATGTTTTAAATAGGTTATTATTTTAAGCTAATTTtgttttgtacatattttgtgtATGATTtgtataataaaatattttgttatttacgacgaggtttttgaattttttaaaaatttgaagtggaagtttattttgagatttttttgagtaggtataaataatgaTGAAGTTGAAGTTTTTCTAATCTTTAATCGTAGTTGAATCAGAATGAAACTAGTCACGTTTTGAGTTCACGTTCTCAAAAGAATTGACATCATTAACCCTTCACCCCCCCACCCTGTTTTGAGGCAGTCGAGAGTTGTGACGAGGTTTGTTTTTTCTCGGCagttgaaagtttatttttcgtcaaaaaggccaattttgaagttgaattgcACAGGATTGTTGCAAGTTGGAGTAAATCTGTTTGCGTGACATATCCTTTCATACGTTTCCGATAGCGATGAATACGAATATGAGCTGGTTTTTTGACCAGGCTCCTTCAACCTCGCCCCTCCCTTGAATAaccaaatttcctgaaaattggtaaaatcgAGGGACGtctatggtttattaggttttccAGAGGGCTGAATATGAATATCAACCCATCTTTTTGATTCGTCACCTCCAACGCTCTCATCAGTTATTAGTTgacaaaattccatgaaaattgaaaaacatcgtGTTATTTGGTTATTTATAGTTTTTAGCAGGGTTGCAAGTACCTAccgaaatgttcaaaacaaaaatgtttcaaacataTTAACACGCGTAAAGCAAATAAAAGAAACAAAAGTATTTTAaacttaatcaaatttttagtgttttttttttttttttttttttaatttacacgtttttacttttcagtgtaaaaatggaaaaatagaagaaaaatattcagaattttctaaaatcggAGATGAAAATATAAGGAATAGAGAATGGAGCATAAAATACACTGCCATTCGTggtaattttgaacacttttttctacatttttcaaataacattACACCATtggagaaaaagagaaaattaggaacaaaacaaaaaccaagTAAAACAACATTGAATTTAAAATGCAAATGCAAAATGCCACTAAaaccaaagtgaaaaaatgaacaaaataaaacGTTAGGTAAAAGTTAGAATTGCTgcctacctactaaaaaaaaaattttttaatggatttttatttaaaaacgcgttttaatcacatagttttaaacaagaaaaaaaattgttttaaagcaaaacagaaaaacgtttgttttgtattttttaacacttttttgtacaaccctggtATTTAGGTTGATTGAAGGGGgttaaatcagaaaaataaattcataatgTCATCTTGATGATAGACCTCACAAtgagaaccaaattttcagctataaaaaaatgaccaaaatagcCTATTTACTGATAAGATTTTCATCTGCCCAAAATctaggaaaataaaaattctgatacCATGAATGCTGAATTGGAacggattttttaaatatttaaaccAAGTGGTTACTTTTTtatgacagattcaccaagcagtgccCACATTTAAGCGATTTTAAttacctggtgacttctggtgaatcagtcaccatttcaccaagattcaccagaagtcaccaggtgatTAAAATCGCTTACACCCGTACTTGGGAACAGGGATGAGTCCCGGCCCAGGACCAAGACCCGAAACCCAAAAAAGCCCCAATAATTTCCCTGAAGTCCGAATGTCCATGCCTCAAAACCAGGGATGATGccccaaacgattttttttcaggttcccGGTTTTGGGGCTTGGGCTTTTAATCAAAGATGAAAgatttattaggtcttgggcttggattggggcccaggaaactttgggtttgggtttcagggcttAATGTTCAGGGCCTGAATGAAGTGTTCACTGTTCAGAGCTTAATTTCCGGGGCTTTTCGGGGATTAAAATAGAGGGGTTCCATGAGAAAGGGgccttggtgatttttttgttttttttttcgtttacaattttgaatataattatattaaatttaaaaaaaaaattaatctcaccatacctacctaagtacctattgtccatattcagtgatattgaactgTTCTTccatggaaaaaaaagttggaaaatgttAGCTGGAACTGCTggaagaaaaagttttcaagtctatttgaagttttgaacttataaaaatctctaatcagtgaaaaaaattacaactaaggccccccttttccatgaagcctCTCAATTGCAATTTCTAATGTCGAATAAAGTGAAATCTGATtcgattttctgttgaaaaaaaaaaactaagaacattttattttgaagggcagattccgattgcttttttcaaaattatctgaatggaacagttttttttaatcagaattaaattttttggaatttttaattatgtattgtccaaatgcaaattttctaagtatcatttttcaaagaacaataaACTACTTACagaatattataaatttataatgtaccaaaaaccccttgaaatattaaactttttgctcaagctgtaaattttttccttgaaaatcctctttttcgacttttgaagttttgagatgCACAGAACAGTGAACAGTAATTACATTACAAAATTTGCACAAGCCCTGAAAAGCCCCAAAAGGCCCTGAAcccctgatcacagtttgggttttGGGGCTCACGTTCTGGGCCTGGTTTTCAGAGGAAAGGGTTTCGGGCTTTGGGCCAGGGCTttgtaggttacagtttttaaggttttggggcttggacattcgggcttcaaggaaataatcGGGGCCTTTCCGGGTTCCGGGTCCGGGCCTCATACCTGCTCAAAACCTTAAAAATTGTAACCTGCTGCAAAGCCCTGGCCCAAAGCCCGGGACCTTTTTCTATGATAACCATAACCAAGCCTTAAACGTGAGCCTCGAAACCATCTCGAAATTCGaactgtgatcagggcttttcGCTTTCGGGGCTTTTCAGGGCTTGTGTAAATTGTGTAAATTACTATTacttattcattaaaaaatgatacttgGAAAATTGTCCAGTTGAAacttaaaaattccaaaatttagtgattttttaGTGATATGCGTTTTGGAGCGATTTAGTGATTTTTCGCGATTTCCGTTTGGCAGCCCTGAGTTCCATCGTGTGTGATCGTGTGATGATTCTTATCAGTAAACACGCCGCCGccaaaactgtaattttttcaaagttgacttACTTAGTTGACTAAAGTAAAGAAATTTCAGTAATTATTTTCGCTGAAATTGTGTGACAGGTCCTGCTTTCATGTCAAAATCGTCTAAAAGTACGAATTCTTTCTAAAGGTAACTATAAAGAACTATTCTGTTTGCTAAAATATAGTATTAAAGACGctgcttttttttatcaaaacatgaCGACAAGATTGAATTTTGCCTTTAGCTGTCGGAGGAGTCGAGGAGTCTTGTGTCAAGATTGCGAAACCAAAGTACTGCGGTCTTTCGTTATTGCTTGAAAGGTTCGGTTTTTAtgccaaaactgctcaaaaaagtcCACTACGATGcatccaaaattgtgaaaaagccAGGTTTTCTGCCTACAgggtgctcaaaaaaaaaatatcgagttTTTAGTACctcaagaaagtttttcattaaaaatataggttggcaacatgaaatagatgcatatgattggtgggaTGTTGTAACCTCAGTCCAACAACTAATCACGTGTAGAGCAGCTACAAAAATCGTTATCATCACTGTGACCACCCGAAACGttcatcaaaaaacttttttgggggtactcgatattATGGTCATTTGCGGATTTTTTAAagctgataatttttcaatttttagacatcgaaattgaccactttttgtgtttcaaaaattggccattttataaaatttttggaaagtttacaattttgctatttagtttgaaaatttaacaatttcgAGAGTCGACAATTTGTgactaaaagtacctacttaaaaaatttgatggaaggaaaaataatgaaataaattatgttttttcgtaaaattcttagtttttcaaacaaaatttcctTCAGTTCAGTTCGCTGGGTTTTCCATCTTGGAATGAGAATTGAGAATATTGTGCTTTGTGctgtttgaattgaaaatgggAGCTAAGTCGACTGGATTTTTCGTCTTGGAATGGGATCCGAATTGAAAGAGAAGTGGGACTAGTTATGAAAACGGAAATGGGATTTATTACGCCGTCTGAATAATTTCTAGTGGAGGCAATCTCAATTCTCAACCCATTCTCTTGgaagttgaatgaaaaagttgaccttGTCATCCATTACAGTATTATAGATCCATTTTCGATGCCTTTACTATAAATATCTCGCACATTTTTTATACTTGTTAAGTTGTTATCACCTACAAagtaattttcactttcaggTTATTccagaataattcaaaatgagtGCAAGCAACTCATCCGAACCGATGCAGGAAGATTTACTTCAGGAAGACAGTTTCTTCTCTCACTTTCCGCTACCAAGCTTACAACAGTTAGCATCCATTCAAGTAGTTCTGCCAATGCTGTTTGAGCACTTTTCACGAAAGAAGAACAGTTTCTTTAACGATTATAGTAATTTGAAGTCTGATTTGCTTAGAGCGGTGGAATCTTTGAAAACTCCtcaaactattgaaaaaatacttacgaaAGCGGCGCGTAAGATTGCTAAAGTATTGCATATATGGATGAAACATTTTGAATCCCGTGACTTTTCAACTACCACCTTGGAATATCGCTATATCTCTTTTAACCCGAACAAGTGCGTTTATTGGCTTTCGAGCGGTGAGATTGATTATAAACGGACTGCTGACAACATGTTATCTTCttggaaactgaaaaaaatgcaaaaattcgcCATCATGTGTGCATATTGCTTAGAAGACGAAATCAAAGCGTTCGATTTAAGTTCGCTTCCTAAGtattctatcaaaaaaatgaacctgaAACGTGACTTTTTAATCGCTTATTGGatcttttcgttgaaaaataaattgcacCACCTCTTCGATGGAATTTCCGGTTCCATTGATGCCGCAATGGCTAAACAGTGCGATGGTGAGCACGcgttcaagtatttttggaatcgtttgGGCAATGAAGATCGAATTTCAGTTACTAAACACAAAATCAGTCGTTTCGGTACTTGTGATGGTCGTATATATTTTTGCCAAGATCAATTATTTTCCATGATGACGTCCGCTGAGCAACTTCATCTGTTGTCGATGGTACCCGATGagattataataaatttttggctCTTGGTGAAATCACCTTCGCTTGTACATTGGGCGTGGAAATACTCGAAAAATGCGATGACTGCCAAACGATTTACCAGAGTAgtgcaaaaaatattccaagCTAGAATTGGGTTCGATAAAGATATGCAGATGCTCATAGACTTATGGGATACGGCTCCCATCCAGTTTAAGACATATGCAGCTAAGCTCCTagtaaatgagattttttcaccatctcagtttggcaattttatttcaatagcTGAGTATTCGGATTTCAAAGAAGATGGTCTTACTTGGGACGAAGCAGCGTCAAAGTATGCGAAGAAAGAATACGCTCTGAAGTTTTTGTATAAGTTTTTATCGCTAGTAAACGCGGATACTCGAAGACAGTTGCTGCTGAAGAATGCAATCGCATTCGGGATGAAAATTTATGACCCTCGTTTGATGACTGATGTAATCTGCTTATGTTTGCCAAGCTCGGAAGATCAATtgctgtataaaaaaaaaattatggattttcCCACAATGATCGAACATTGGGCAAAAGACCTTCATCGCAGAAATGGTATAGAAGATTTCAAGTCCCAATTAGAAGTTTATTCGACCGACGTAAAAGCTGCTCAAGAAGTCACGAAGCGAGTACTGCAGTCGAAATCTCTAGATAGAAGTAATTTGTTTTCCAATGCCGATGATTGGAGTGAAATGAGTAAATTTATCGATGAGACTTTCCACGATGATCCGACGTTGGCCTCGACTATGAAGAAACAACTGCTTTCCTCCATTTTCACTAGTTGCGAGCATTATGTTTGGAACGAAGAGGAGAAGATCGATGCGATGATGAAAATTGTCGAACAGGTTCTTACTCCTAAAGAGGTTGCAGTGGAAAAGCGACGTTTTGCTCAAGCTTACaaatcgaaattacaaaaacgcgaattttgttggaattattTCGAGATGAATTGTTTCAGTAAATTAATGACGTGGTGTTTAGGTGACGGAGAAGCCTTACTGAAATTTAAGAAAAGTTTTTCTATCGATAAAATCTTCCATGATGTAATGGACGAAGTGAACCAGAATTATTGCAATGATTCCGATTTTGATGAAGGTTTGCTACATCGacttaatgattttttgaattggatttTCCCCAGTACCGAAGAAACAACTAAATATAAATTGAATAGATTGGAGACGTTGGATTTGGATGATTTCGCTATGTTTTCACATCTTGTAGATTATGACGAATACGAGTATTTGCCACAGTTATTAGGTTGGTTTTACGATGTCGATCCGATTCCATCTGAGGTGATTGATGAATTCAAGGCGAGAGTCGAAGAAAGCTGTTGAGAGGAGcagcaattttttcttctaatatTTGCTTCGCGTACTTATTATCTCGATGACTTAAACATATCTATGTGAGTGTAACATGTGAAACGAAGTATTTTCTATTACCTACACAGTCTTGCCATAAGTTCTGACCCTACTTTAAACGCTTCtgatacaaaaacaaaattttaaaaacgtaaaagtgattatatattcggaaagtagatgaaaaaagcttTAATTTGACTGTATTTAGCTGCAACATGCTGCTCAAGACGCTTAACAAAACGGGAATGACAGATGAAACAACAGAAGCCCCACGtacgcaaaaaaccaaaaaaaattgaccgaaaaaattttttttttgaaatttttttttgcgcatcaattttttttcactaaaatagTAATTTGGTGATCCTGGAGCACAGAATTAttgttttagtgaaaaaaatttgatgcgcaaaaaaaaatttcaaaaaaaaaaatttttcggtccattttttttggtttttcgcGTACGTGGGGCTTCTGTTGTTTCATCTGTCATTCCCGTTTTGTCAAGTGTTTTGAGCAGCATGTTGCAGCTAAATACAGTCAAATTAaagcttttttcatctactttccgaatatataatcacttttacgtttttaaaattttgtttttgtatcaGAAGCGTTTAAAGTAGGGTCAGAACTTATGGCAAGACTGTGTAGGtatatgtttttttcattcatctgttttatattttatatcgTATATATTGAAATGACTTACGAAGTGtcgattaagtaggtacctatactaaatGTATCgtattcaattttgtatttttatatccGTAATAAAAGTCTCAATTCATTATACCACAGTGTTAATTTGCAATAAATAGCTTTGGCGAGAAGACAACAATTGAATGAGAAAACTTAACTCTTTGATTCACCTGGTACAGAAAAATCAAGCATAGGACAGTCGAAGTCAAAGCTTGGGCTTATCGTTGGTTCCCGCTTACGCGATTTCGAACACTCGGCCCCCTATATATAAATTGCACGgactctaaaaaaaatcattcaaattctgaaaattttggactgaaaaaatcattgttcttttacttatgaaaattacaattttcaaaagcttttgccctcgctacgcTCGGGCCAAccttttatatttattttcatttttataaaacgcaaaaattctgcttgaggcttctaaaaattgaaaaatgaacatgcaaatttttataCCCACATATGTGTTGAGTATATCATAATTGGTAAAATTGccttcttctcatttttttttcgcacaaTAAAAAACTTACTGTTTTAGTAagcaaaataggtatttttttgtcatatcagtcggcaaatttttggtCGACCACCCCCCATAGAAAATGCCTAGTTTCGTCCCTGCTAGACAcagccctgaaacccaaacccaaaaatttctcagccccaatccaagccccaaaacccggaacctgaaaaaaattgtttggggcCGCATCCCTGCTTGGgaaattttgaagtatttaGTTGTATCAGAGCCTCCATACACCAGAAATAAAATCAGCTGGAGAATCCACGaactaggtaagtacatacatacctacctaagtacctacctactttttttcaagatcaaaagattttttttcaatcacccAATTGTCAGTGAAAAAAGTGTTGCCTATGTCTTTACAAGTCAGGCAATTCATTATAATCATattatttgttattttgttcGTCTACTACTCAAATTGTATCTATGGTTGTAATTTccaatgtttcatttttaatttaattgggTGTTCCGAGAATCGTcggccaaaattcaactgtagatagtcctcgaggagacgaacaaaaaacgttattatgactggttgcctatcttg is from Planococcus citri chromosome 1, ihPlaCitr1.1, whole genome shotgun sequence and encodes:
- the LOC135850120 gene encoding uncharacterized protein LOC135850120, giving the protein MSASNSSEPMQEDLLQEDSFFSHFPLPSLQQLASIQVVLPMLFEHFSRKKNSFFNDYSNLKSDLLRAVESLKTPQTIEKILTKAARKIAKVLHIWMKHFESRDFSTTTLEYRYISFNPNKCVYWLSSGEIDYKRTADNMLSSWKLKKMQKFAIMCAYCLEDEIKAFDLSSLPKYSIKKMNLKRDFLIAYWIFSLKNKLHHLFDGISGSIDAAMAKQCDGEHAFKYFWNRLGNEDRISVTKHKISRFGTCDGRIYFCQDQLFSMMTSAEQLHLLSMVPDEIIINFWLLVKSPSLVHWAWKYSKNAMTAKRFTRVVQKIFQARIGFDKDMQMLIDLWDTAPIQFKTYAAKLLVNEIFSPSQFGNFISIAEYSDFKEDGLTWDEAASKYAKKEYALKFLYKFLSLVNADTRRQLLLKNAIAFGMKIYDPRLMTDVICLCLPSSEDQLLYKKKIMDFPTMIEHWAKDLHRRNGIEDFKSQLEVYSTDVKAAQEVTKRVLQSKSLDRSNLFSNADDWSEMSKFIDETFHDDPTLASTMKKQLLSSIFTSCEHYVWNEEEKIDAMMKIVEQVLTPKEVAVEKRRFAQAYKSKLQKREFCWNYFEMNCFSKLMTWCLGDGEALLKFKKSFSIDKIFHDVMDEVNQNYCNDSDFDEGLLHRLNDFLNWIFPSTEETTKYKLNRLETLDLDDFAMFSHLVDYDEYEYLPQLLGWFYDVDPIPSEVIDEFKARVEESC